The window AGATGTGTATAAGAGACAGACCTAAAACAGGTGCAGCACTTGCTTATGCTAATAGCAAAGTTTGGTTGTTAAAAGGGAATAATACGCCTGAATTCTGGTGTTATATTCCGTCAGCAATGTCAAATGTAAAACCGGCGATGTCGAATCTGAATGCACAAAAGATTAATACCTCTTATCCCTTTATGCTTTATCAGAATAGCCCCAATCCGTTTAAATCACAAACAACTATTCGCTATTCAATATCTGCTCAAAGCAAAGTTTCACTTGTAATTTATGATGTTTCAGGAAGATTGATTAAGACATTAGTCAATGAACGTAAAGCACCGGGAATTTATAGCATAATTTGGAATGGAACTGATGATAACGGTAGAAAAGTCGGTCAAGGTGTCTATTTCTATGTCTTAAAAACCGCTGACAATAAGATACAAAGAAAGATGTTGATGATGAGGTGAGTTAAATCTACACGCTTACACAAGATTAGCACAAGATTATCTTAAAATCTTTGAGCACAGAAAAAAGTAATTTTTGTGTCTTTTTGTATTATTCTCTCAATGATTTAGTGCTCTCTCAAGAAAATACACTTTCACTGATTATCAACAAAAATCCTTGACATCAACTCAATTTTTACTATAATTTTTCTTTATGGAATTAATTTTTATTATTGCTCCGATTTCAGCAGTGATTGCGTTAATATCGGCGTTGATATTGACTGTAAGGGTATTAAAGACTGATGAAGGCACGCCGGCAATGAAACAAGTTGCCAGTGCAGTCTTAGAAGGTGCTAACGCCTATCTCAAAAGACAATATCTTGGCGTTTCACTCTATTTCTTAGTCGTTTTCGTTATCTTATTAATTTTGGCATTGAATCGAATGTTATCCATATTTGTGCCTTTTGCATTTTTGACTGGTGGATTTTTCTCGGGTCTTTCTGGATATATTGGAATGTCCGTAGGCGTTCGTGCCAGTGCCCGCACAACTAATGCGGCAAAAACCAGTCTTAACTCAGCATTACGAGTTGCCTTCTCTTCCGGAATGGTAATGGGATTGGTTGTTGTCGGATTAGGACTGCTTGATTTAAGCATCTGGTATTATGTGTTAAATCTCATTTATAAAAATTTACCTTTATTCGAACGAATGGAAAAAATCACTTCAACAATGTTAGGATTTGGTATTGGTGCCAGTTCCCAAGCATTGTTTGCTCGTGTTGGCGGTGGCATTTTTACCAAAGCCGCTGATGTTGGTGCTGATTTAGTTGGAAAAGTAGAAGCCGGTATTCCTGAAGATGACCCCCGCAATCCGGCAGTAATCGCTGATAATGTTGGTGACAATGTCGGCGATATTGCGGGCATGGGTGCTGATTTATACGAATCCTATTATAGTTCAATTATTGCAACAATGGCTTTGGCCGTTTCGGCTGGCTTAAGCGCAAAAGGAGTTTTATTGCCGATGATTGTTGCCGGTATTGGAATAGTTTCTTCGATCATCGGAAGTATTTTCGTCAAGACAGGCGAGAAAGTCGAACAAAAAGTCCTCCTCAAAGCATTACGGACGGGAATTTATTTTACTACATTATTAGTTGCCATTTTGGGATTTTTTGCAGTATATTGGATTTTAGGAAAAATCTATATCAATATTTATTGGGCGATTCTTTCTGGACTCTTAGCAGGTATAATTATCGGATTTTCTACAGAATACTTCACATCAGATAATTATCAACCAACACAAAAAATTTCAGTCGCAGCCAAAACCTCTCCGGCAACGGTTGTCATTGAGGGATTATCAATAGGGATGATTTCAACTGTAATTCCCGTTGTAACAGTTGCTATAGCAATTATCAGCAGCTATTATCTTGTTGGCGGTCTAAATAATCCTGGACTCGGTTTATACGGTATCAGTATTTCAGCAGTCGGTATACTTTCTACTCTTGGTATTACTTTAGCAACTGATGCATTTGGACCGGTTGCGGATAATGCCGGTGGTAATGCACAGATGAGCGGCCAGGAACCGATTGTCCGCGAGCGAACTGATGCTTTAGATGCTTTAGGCAATACAACCGCCGCAACCGGCAAAGGATTTGCAATCAGTTCAGCAGCATTAACTGCATTAGCCTTAATCGCTGCTTATCGTAATGAAGTTCGCCTTGCCAGTCATGGATTAAAAACCGTTACTGCAACTTTACTTAATCCTCAAACGATTGCTGGACTATTTATTGGTGCCATGCTACCATTTGGATTTTGTGCTTTAATTATGAAATCTATAGGAAGAACTGCCCAAAAAATTGTTGATGAAGTGCGTCGTCAATTTCGTGAAATCAAAGGATTACTTGAAGGAACAGCAAAAGCCGATTATGCCCGTGCAGTTCATATCTGCACTGCCGCAGCACAAAAAGAAATGATTGCACCATCGCTACTTGCAATTGTTGCTCCAATCGTTGTTGGTGTACTGCTCGGAATTGAAGCAGTCGCAGGATTATTGATTGGTGCATTAGTCTCTGGATTTGCTTTAGCCATAATGATGGCAAATTCTGGTGGTGCTTGGGATAATGCCAAAAAGTTTATTGAAAAAGGAAATTTAGGTGGCAAAGGGTCTCAATGTCATAAAGCCGGTGTTGTTGGCGATACAGTCGGTGACCCATTAAAAGATGCAGCCGGACCATCTCTAAATATTTTATTAAAACTGATGTCAATGGTTTCAATCGTATTCTTAGGTTTTATCTTAAAATACTCAATTTTTAAATAAAAACTATTAGTGTAGTAAAACTTTCCGCTATAATTAAAAGCATAAAGTCACAGAAAAAAATCTCTTTCCAATTTGAAATTTACTCGTTAGTTTTTGATTTTATGCGATACCCCTCTCCTATTTTGCAACACATAAAATTAAAAACTTGAAATTTCTCATCTAACTCTATGAACTATAATAAGATAATTTTTATATATATTACAAAGTTTTACTTGACAATTTGGATTTTATATTTAAACTATTATAGTAATAAGTGAAAAATGATTTGTGGCGCATAATATTTAAGTTATAAATATTTCTCGAAAAAAATCCAAGAAAAAATTTATATGTTGAACAGTTTGGTATTATAACTTTATGATTTTTATTAAAGGTTTATTTTTATACACTAAATATTTTTTGATATAATGATATTAAATATTTTTTGATATAATGATTTCGATTTTTATGAAAGGTTAATTACATATGAAAGGTTAATTACAA of the candidate division WOR-3 bacterium genome contains:
- a CDS encoding T9SS type A sorting domain-containing protein, translated to MCIRDRPKTGAALAYANSKVWLLKGNNTPEFWCYIPSAMSNVKPAMSNLNAQKINTSYPFMLYQNSPNPFKSQTTIRYSISAQSKVSLVIYDVSGRLIKTLVNERKAPGIYSIIWNGTDDNGRKVGQGVYFYVLKTADNKIQRKMLMMR
- a CDS encoding sodium-translocating pyrophosphatase, with protein sequence MELIFIIAPISAVIALISALILTVRVLKTDEGTPAMKQVASAVLEGANAYLKRQYLGVSLYFLVVFVILLILALNRMLSIFVPFAFLTGGFFSGLSGYIGMSVGVRASARTTNAAKTSLNSALRVAFSSGMVMGLVVVGLGLLDLSIWYYVLNLIYKNLPLFERMEKITSTMLGFGIGASSQALFARVGGGIFTKAADVGADLVGKVEAGIPEDDPRNPAVIADNVGDNVGDIAGMGADLYESYYSSIIATMALAVSAGLSAKGVLLPMIVAGIGIVSSIIGSIFVKTGEKVEQKVLLKALRTGIYFTTLLVAILGFFAVYWILGKIYINIYWAILSGLLAGIIIGFSTEYFTSDNYQPTQKISVAAKTSPATVVIEGLSIGMISTVIPVVTVAIAIISSYYLVGGLNNPGLGLYGISISAVGILSTLGITLATDAFGPVADNAGGNAQMSGQEPIVRERTDALDALGNTTAATGKGFAISSAALTALALIAAYRNEVRLASHGLKTVTATLLNPQTIAGLFIGAMLPFGFCALIMKSIGRTAQKIVDEVRRQFREIKGLLEGTAKADYARAVHICTAAAQKEMIAPSLLAIVAPIVVGVLLGIEAVAGLLIGALVSGFALAIMMANSGGAWDNAKKFIEKGNLGGKGSQCHKAGVVGDTVGDPLKDAAGPSLNILLKLMSMVSIVFLGFILKYSIFK